One region of Salinibacterium sp. TMP30 genomic DNA includes:
- a CDS encoding NaeI family type II restriction endonuclease, whose product MNDRPVNAEISFDPYLDADDQALVEVAEELIGLDPTGERWAAVLRHTYDMIYNGQETGRYKWEDLMKTEKTHFGTLFEINAQREFGFDGGDRTDFTVAGHEVDAKWSQSDGGWMLPPEVFDELALVATASDAKGQWSLGLVRVELANRREKSNRDKKTQLNKAGREAIRWLWRDAPLPPNVLLLLDPNEVAKIFEHRSGTQRTHRLFRAAEGMVVHRSTVATVSMQMDPQKRVRYNGGSRDALRSEGIVILSGKYHSETAQDLGVPIPGPLEYISVRVVQSTNDEGAVMDGVRWRRANPSDPIVEAPLIPERGARNKWA is encoded by the coding sequence ATGAACGACCGACCAGTGAATGCCGAGATCTCTTTTGACCCGTATCTGGATGCCGACGATCAGGCGCTGGTCGAAGTCGCAGAAGAGCTTATTGGTCTTGATCCCACTGGCGAACGCTGGGCCGCGGTGCTCCGTCACACATACGACATGATCTACAACGGTCAAGAGACTGGGCGGTACAAGTGGGAAGACCTCATGAAGACCGAAAAAACCCACTTTGGAACTCTTTTTGAAATCAATGCACAACGCGAATTCGGATTTGATGGCGGGGACAGGACAGACTTCACCGTTGCTGGTCATGAGGTCGATGCGAAGTGGAGCCAGTCGGATGGAGGATGGATGCTTCCTCCAGAGGTGTTTGATGAGCTTGCCCTCGTCGCCACTGCAAGCGATGCCAAAGGTCAATGGTCGTTGGGATTGGTCCGGGTGGAGCTCGCGAATCGACGCGAAAAGTCCAATCGAGACAAGAAGACACAACTAAACAAAGCCGGGCGAGAAGCGATCCGGTGGCTTTGGCGCGACGCGCCACTTCCTCCGAACGTCCTACTGCTTCTAGATCCAAACGAAGTCGCGAAAATCTTTGAGCATCGAAGCGGAACCCAGCGGACGCACCGGCTGTTTAGAGCCGCTGAGGGAATGGTCGTTCACCGCAGCACAGTTGCGACCGTCAGCATGCAAATGGACCCACAGAAGCGCGTCCGCTACAATGGCGGTTCACGCGATGCGCTTCGATCTGAGGGAATTGTGATTCTGAGTGGCAAATACCATTCTGAGACTGCGCAAGATCTGGGCGTGCCGATTCCGGGCCCACTGGAGTACATTTCGGTACGCGTGGTGCAGTCAACCAATGACGAAGGAGCGGTCATGGACGGCGTGAGGTGGCGTCGGGCAAATCCGAGTGACCCTATCGTCGAGGCTCCACTCATCCCGGAACGGGGTGCTCGAAACAAATGGGCTTAG